A section of the Capsicum annuum cultivar UCD-10X-F1 unplaced genomic scaffold, UCD10Xv1.1 ctg4207, whole genome shotgun sequence genome encodes:
- the LOC107877007 gene encoding uncharacterized protein LOC107877007: MIMQELLALFRGLQLAYHHDHLCLCIIVDLIESSTNSLAKISSRDSCVSDFCKRIQEREFPRKSAWQSSSLCHQLLSNDPTDFGTTSPDPALQASTSRFQRSSHFSATNTFSSNQL; this comes from the exons ATGATTATGCAGGAGCTTCTTGCTCTATTTCGAGGGCTCCAGCTTGCATACCATCACGATCATCTTTGTCTTTGCATTATTGTGGATTTGATAGAG tctTCGACAAACTCTCTAGCAAAAATTTCTTCCCGAGATTCTTGCGTCTCAGACTTTTGCAAAAGAATTCAGGAAAGGGAATTTCCAAGAAAGTCGGCTTGGCAATCTTCGTCGCTATGCCACCAGCTACTTTCCAACGACCCAACAGATTTTG GTACTACAAGTCCAGATCCGGCACTGCAGGCGTCGACATCAAGATTCCAGCGATCATCTCATTTTTCGGCGACCAACACATTCTCCAGCAACCAGTTATAG